The Tursiops truncatus isolate mTurTru1 chromosome 6, mTurTru1.mat.Y, whole genome shotgun sequence genome includes a window with the following:
- the GOLGA2 gene encoding golgin subfamily A member 2 isoform X7 has protein sequence MSEETRQSKLAAAKKKLREYQQKNSPGVPAAAKKKRKIKNGSSPEKTTSGGCPSPEDAPKDRAAPVTPSADDTVSPGGVPSPCASPPRVTSMASTQNRDADNDPSPVDESTSFSSTESLRQLSQQLNGLVSESPSYINGEGLASCTDIKNLEKQEKQETLDRLEKEKKEFEKKLVKEQGALREQLQVHIQTIGILVSEKTELQTALAHTQQAARQKAEELEDLANCLRSSRQRVGELERTLSAVSTQQKQADRYNKELTKERDALRLDLYKNNKSNEDLKQQTSELEEKLRVMAKEKAAMQLGMEELQKKVEMSELLLRQFSSQPTADSSQQLQQALNEQAQLETHVEQLKDSLKQLQAERDQYVVNMKEENAVWQQKMQQMLEQMGKLREEKECSMSQVRELETSLAKLRTEMAVPPPQEPPAGPSEVEQRLQAEAEQLQKELQSLAQQLQAQVKDNESLSRLNQEQEQRLLELERAAECWGQQAEERRQILESMQSDRTTISRALFQNRELKEQLAELQNGFVRLSNENMEITSALHSEQHIKKELAKELEQLQGRLGELKETVEVKSQEAQDLQQQRDQYLSHLQQYVAAYQQLASEKAGLQKQALLQTQLMDQLQHEEVQGKVAVQMAHQELQETQERLEAANQQNRQLQAQLNLMAMPGEGGGPDGEEKDEEAPRPKLSVPEELDSRELLVAFFNSALASAEEEQARLRGQLKEEKLRCQRLAHLAAAAQDGAEKEAPASGIGGDSVPAETHQALQVAMDKLQGRFTALMQEKVDLKERVEELEHRCIQLSGETDTIGEYIALYQSQRAVLKARHQEKEEYISRLAQDKEEMKVKLLELRELVLRLVGERNEWYGKFLAAQNPAGEPTTAPPAPQEPGAAEHGGLREVSLKDNVDPTQGEALRGQTTPENPTAQQIMQLLREIQNPQECPVLGSSTCVPFFYETDDNDEVKILVV, from the exons ATGTCGGAAGAAACCCGACAGAGCAAATTGGCTGCGGCCAAGAAAAAG TTAAGGGAGTATCAGCAGAAGAACAGCCCTGGTGTTCCTGCAGcagctaagaaaaaaagaaagatcaagaaTGGCAGTAGCCCGGAGAAAACCACTTCTGGTGGTTGTCCCTCACCTGAGGAT GCGCCCAAAGACCGCGCCGCTCCTGTTACACCGTCTGCTGATGACACCGTGTCACCTGGCGGTGTCCCTTCCCCCTGTGCTAGTCCCCCCCGTGTCACTAGCATGGCATCAACTCAG AACCGTGATGCTGACAATGATCCTAGTCCCGTTGACGAAAGCAC ATCTTTCTCATCCACTGAGAGCCTGCGACAGCTATCTCAGCAGCTCAACGGTCTTGTGTCCGAG TCTCCATCTTACATCAACGGGGAGGGTCTAGCATCCTGTACTGACATAAAGAATCTGGAG AAACAAGAGAAACAGGAAACTTTGGATCGACTGGAAAAA GAGAAGAAGGAATTTGAGAAGAAGCTCGTGAAGGAACAAGGGGCTCTGAGAGAACAGCTGCAG GTCCACATCCAGACCATAGGGATTCTGGTGTCTGAGAAGACGGAATTACAGACAGCTCTGGCTCACACCCAACAGGCAGCCAGGCAGAAAGCAG AAGAGTTGGAGGACCTTGCTAATTGCCTGCGGTCATCCAGGCAGCGTGTGGGAGAGCTGGAACGGACGCTGTCTGCCGTCTCCACGCAGCAGAAGCAGGCCGATAGG TACAACAAAGAATTAACCAAAGAGCGAGATGCCCTCAGGCTGGACTTATACAAGAACAA CAAAAGCAACGAGGACCTGAAGCAGCAGACCTCGGAGCTGGAGGAGAAGCTGCGGGTCATGGCGAAAGAGAAGGCGGCCATGCAGCTGGGGATGGAGGAGCTGCAGAAGAAGGTGGAGATGTCCGAGCTGCTGCTGCGGCAG TTTTCTAGTCAACCTACCGCTGACAGCAGCCAGCAGTTACAGCAGGCCCTGAACGAGCAGGCACAGCTGGAGACCCACGTGGAGCAG CTGAAGGATTCTCTGAAGCAGCTGCAGGCAGAGAGAGACCAGTATGTGGTGAATATGAAAGAAGAGAACGCCGTTTGGCAGCAGAAGATGCAGCAGATGCTGGAGCAG ATGGGCAAgttgagggaagaaaaggagtgCAGCATGAGTCAGGTGCGGGAGCTGGAGACCAGTTTGGCCAAACTGAGGACCGAGATGG CTGTGCCTCCGCCTCAGGAGCCCCCAGCCGGGCCCTCAGAGGTAGAACAACGGCTGCAGGCGGAGGCCGAACAGCTACAGAAGGAACTGCAGAGCTTGGCACAGCAGCTGCAGGCTCAGGTGAAGGACAACGAAAGTCTGAGTCGCCTGAATCAGGAGCAGGAGCAGCGGCTGCTGGAGCTGGAGCGGGCGGCCGAGTGCTGGGGGCAGCAGGCCGAGGAGCGCAGGCAGATTCTAGAGAGCATGCAGAGCGACCGCACCACCATCAGCCGCGCGCTGTTCCAGAACCGCGAGCTCAAGGAGCAGCTGGCTGAACTGCAGAATGGATTCGTCAGGCTG TCCAACGAGAACATGGAGATAACCAGCGCGCTGCATTCGGAGCAGCACATCAAGAAGGAGCTGGCCAAGGAGCTGGAGCAGCTGCAGGGGAGGCTAGGAGAGCTGAAGGAGACG GTGGAGGTGAAGAGCCAGGAGGCTCAGGATCTGCAGCAGCAGCGGGACCAGTACCTGAGCCACCTGCAGCAGTACGTGGCTGCCTATCAGCAGCTGGCCTCTGAGAAGGCGGGGCTGCAAAAGCAGGCGCTGCTGCAGACGCAGCTCATGGACCAGCTGCAGCACGAGGAAGTCCAGGGCAAGGTGGCGGTCCAGATGGCCCACCAGGAGTTACAGGAGACCCAG GAGCGCCTGGAAGCAGCCAACCAGCAGAACCGGCAGCTACAAGCCCAGCTGAACCTCATGGCTATGCCTGGGGAAG GAGGTGGACCAGACGGTGAGGAGAAGGATGAGGAGGCCCCCCGGCCGAAGCTGAGCGTGCCGGAGGAGCTCGACAGCCGAGAGCTGCTG GTGGCATTTTTTAACTCGGCCTTAGCCAGTGCTGAGGAAGAGCAGGCCCGGCTGCGCGGGCAgctgaaggaggaaaagctgCGCTGCCAGCGCCTGGCTCACCTGGCAGCCGCGGCCCAGGACGGGGCGGAGAAGGAGGCCCCAGCCTCCGGGATCGGGGGGGACAGTGTGCCTGCGGAGACCCACCAGGCCCTCCAGGTGGCCATGGACAAGCTGCAG GGCCGTTTCACAGCGCTCATGCAGGAGAAAGTGGATCTGAAGGAGCGGGTAGAGGAGCTGGAGCATCGCTGTATCCAGCTGTCCGGAGAAACAGACACTATTG GAGAGTACATCGCCCTTTATCAGAGTCAGAGGGCGGTGCTGAAGGCGCGGCACCAGGAGAAGGAGGAGTACATCAGCCGCCTGGCTCAGGACAAGGAGGAAATGAAG GTGAAGCTGCTGGAGCTCCGGGAACTGGTATTACGCCTGGTGGGCGAGCGAAATGAATGGTATGGCAAGTTCCTGGCTGCCCAGAACCCTGCTGGCGAGCCCACTACAGCGCCCCCAGCCCCGCAGGAGCCTGGTGCTGCCGAGCACGGTG GTCTCCGTGAGGTGAGCCTCAAGGACAACGTGGACCCCACCCAGGGGGAAGCCCTGCGGGGCCAGACGACCCCTGAGAACCCCACTGCGCAGCAGATCATGCAACTGCTGCGCGAGATCCAGAACCCCCAGGAGTGCCCAGTCTTGGGTAGCAGCACCTGCGTCCCCTTCTTCTACGAGACTGACGACAACGATGAAGTGAAGATCTTGGTGGTCTAA